A segment of the Synechococcus sp. CBW1002 genome:
CGACACAACGCGGGATTCACCTGCAGGAACCTGCCCACGCCCGGCGCGCAGAGGCACATACCGATCGGAGCTGCAGAGATGATGCTGCGAAGGGCCTTCTCAGAGCTGGCCAGGGCCTGGCGCGCCAACTGCTCCGGGAGGTTGTCGCGCCAGCTGCCCACGATGCTCGTCACCCGACCAGACCCGGAACGCAAGCCCCGACCTGTCACAGCCACACTGCGGTAATCGCCCTGGCGGCAGCGGACACGCAGGTCGAAGTGGTGGGCTTCGCCGCGCCGAAAGAAGGCATCGGCTTCGCGCAGCCTGTCGATGTCATCGGGGTGAACGAACTGCCCGAAGGGCCTGCCGATCAGATCCCGGGGCCGCCAGCCGGTGAGGGCATGCACGGAACTCGACACCCACTCGGTCACCCCCTGCGGCGAGGCCGAGAACACCACATCGGAGGCGTACTCGGCCATCAGGCGATAGGAACGTTCCAGCTGCAGCCGTTCGCGGGTCAGGGCCAGGGCCAGCATCACGACCATGGCCATGGCCAGTATCCGCACCCAGTACATGGGAGTGGTGTGGAGGCCCTGGAGGGCACCAACGGCCAGAGCCATCAGCAGGGCCACTCCTGCCATGGCCAGGGTGTGCCGGAGAGAAAGCAGCCCAGCGGCCAGCAGGACCGGCACCAGGTAAAAACTGGCCAGCGGGATGTGGGGCGGCGTGGCCAGGTCCAGGAGACCGATCCCCAGCAGCAGCACCCAGAGGGTGACCGGTGTGCTGAACAACTGAGCCAAGGGGACACCGCGACGGCTCCCTGTCATTCGCACCCCCTTCTCCCCAGCCTCACTCTCCAGCTTGGTCAACGCTCACCCTCCAGGCCAGGGAGCCGCTGGAACGGTTGCAGCAGCTCCAGCACCTGCGGGTCCGTGAGCTGCTCGAACCGCTCGAACCACAGACCCACCGCCAGCAGGTCGTCCACCACCGCCAGGGCTTCAAAACGATCGAGCTGACGCTTCAGATCGATCGCCACGGCCCGGTCCACCACTGGAACCGCCAGGGTGAGGGAAGCCGGCTGCAGCTGGCGCAACGAACGCAGGGCCGCCTGCACGGTCATGCCGGTGGCGATGCCGTCGTCCACCACGATCAGGTGGCGGCCCCGCAACGCTCCGGGCTCCGGATCGCCGAACAGCCGCTGGCGCCGGGCCAGCTCCCGCTCCTGCTCCTGCAGCCAACCCAGCTGGCGGGCGGCGGCAGCCTGGCCGCTGGCCTCGACGCCATCGCGCCACACCACCACCCCAGCGGCTGCCATCCCACCGCCTGTCATCCCACGGCCTGTCATCCCACGGCCCGCCATCCCAGACGCAGCCACAGGGCCGGCCGCGACGGCGCCGATCGCCACCTCCGGATCGGCCGGATCCGCCACCTTGCGCACCGACCAGGTGCGGAGAGGCAACTGGAGCCGGTCCGCCATCGCCGCCGCCACGGGGACACCGCCGCGAGGCAATGCCAGCAGCAGGCTGGCTGGCTGGCAGGGCGATGCCAGGCCAAAACGCTCCGCCAACGCCAGCCCCGCCTGGCGGCGATCGAACCAGAGCGGTGGATCGAAAGACACGGTCGATCCAAGCAGGCAACGGAGGAGCAAGACAACCTCCCGGCCGCTGCATAGGGTGAAA
Coding sequences within it:
- a CDS encoding phosphoribosyltransferase translates to MSFDPPLWFDRRQAGLALAERFGLASPCQPASLLLALPRGGVPVAAAMADRLQLPLRTWSVRKVADPADPEVAIGAVAAGPVAASGMAGRGMTGRGMTGGGMAAAGVVVWRDGVEASGQAAAARQLGWLQEQERELARRQRLFGDPEPGALRGRHLIVVDDGIATGMTVQAALRSLRQLQPASLTLAVPVVDRAVAIDLKRQLDRFEALAVVDDLLAVGLWFERFEQLTDPQVLELLQPFQRLPGLEGER